From Carassius carassius unplaced genomic scaffold, fCarCar2.1 SCAFFOLD_174, whole genome shotgun sequence:
CTGAAACATCTCTTGTATAGAGAGAACACACACCTCACTGAACGTCTCTGAAGGGTCCACAGGTTAATACTGCTCATCTCTAATCTGTAAGCAGCAGCGCAGTGCACATCCGTCGTTTACACGAAGCGTTAGTGCACACATGCACGGTCTTCACACACAACATGCTCTCTGAGCTCCATCCTGAGGACGAGTCTGAGCAGTGGCAGGTCATGTGTTTCTGAAGCTGGTGTTTTGTGTGATGCTGATGGGACAGGACCTGCAGCATCTTCAGGAGGACGTGAAGGAGATGAACAGCTCTCTGCTGCTCCATCAGTCGTGGTCGAGTGAGCAGATCCAGAGCGTGAGGTTTGTGCTGTCCAACCTGAGCAGATGGGTGTCAGCGCTGGACCAGAGCTCCTCCGGGGAGACGGTGAGATCACGAGCTCCTCACAGAGCTTCCTTCAGCAGCTGTTCCTCTGATAACTGACCTCTGTTCACCTCCCACAGCCTCCGCCGTCCGTCCGTCCGCTCCAGACTCTCCAGACCGCTGCAGACGCCGCTGGAGCTGGTGTGTGTGCGCTCCATGATCTCCAGAGCTTACACGGACTCAGGAAGGTGTGGATGAGTGATGTGTGTGTTTCCTCTGGTCTCCAGGTTCCTCAGCCTCTCGCCGGCCCAGGTTTCTGCCCCGCAGACGTTATAAACGAGGACAGATGTCCTCCCGCAGCACCGAGGTGTTTCCCGAGGCCGAGTCTGAGAGAGGTGTGTGAACCACTCACTGATGATTATTAGTGTCATCCGTTTCTTGTTCACAGGAATCTACTGAAGGTGTGACATGACAAATGCACAAAACATAAACACTAGATGTCAAGCAATTAAAAGTTTGActcaaattaattacatgatttGCTAATTAATTCAACTAATTAATCACATGTCAGTTTTGGCTGAGAAATGAgcctaaacaaaacaaaagctttgaaaatatattacaaaaaagtaaaaaactttCTTGAGGAAGCAGCACTGTCCCGATCGTTCAGTTTTGGGGCTGAGATGACACACAGTGGGGTTTAGTGTGTGTCATTATAACGAAACAAATATATAACctgataataaatatattaagtgTGATAGCTGAGTCTGTTTCTGATAATAACTTGCCAATACATGACTGGATTCCCAACACGACTAACTGTAAATCATCTTACAGTCAGAGGGGGTTAGAGAACCCAAAAACTGTACTAGAGTTAAAGTTAAAGTACTCATAGAAATattaactcaagtaaaagtactggaTAGTTACTGGAGTAAGGGTTAATATGTATCGGATAAACAAACTACTCAAGCAGTAAGTTAGTAGTTACTTGGGGTCATATACTGAATATCTATAGTCTTATAGGTAACCTAtattatatttagatatatagattcAGTTTATGTAATGTATGTGAGTTCCTGTGCACGTGGGATTCATTCATCCTCTAGACCGAATCCCTCACGTCTGAATGCTTTTGGTCTTGTGCTCAGATGAGGAGCAGCGTCTGCTGAAGAAGTTGTGCTCCGATCCGGACCGGGCCTCGCTGGGGGTCAGTCCTGAGGAACAGCGTCTCGGTCACTGATTCACTGGCGGTTTACACTGACCTCACAGTCACGAGTGTGAAACCCTTAACGAGAGCCGTAACCCGCCGGATTAACACACAATCACAGCAGCGCTCCGCTGTTTAATGATCAGACGCTTCATCTCAGGTAAGAGTGAATCTCACCGGTCAGAACAGGCCCTGAATCTGAGGAAGTGTGTCTTACCTGAAGGAAATGAAGATGCTAAGATGCTGTGAATCGTGACGTTGTTTTAATGCAGTTTTAACCTgaatctcattactgtaatgacaCAAATCAATCATGCTCATGTTTCTCGTACTAATTTAATCTGTTCTGCAGAATACAGTGAACTGGTTTATTGCTGTCATGAGATTCACCGGTTAAAATAGAAACTACAAACACAAACCCATCAGAATAAATCTGGATGCATAAAATTCACAAGAAACTGAGCAGCTCAATGTGTTTATTTGGCATCTACTGACATCTCTCACGATTCTCGAAGCGTGACCTGATCTCACGAGATTTActcttacatatttaaatatttatctgtCTCAAGAATGATTGTGAAGTGTGTATGAACCGAGGGAAATTAAGACCATGCTGAACTACATTACTGTCCGATCCAGCAATAATGTGATCCATTCTGCTTTTAGTAAATAAGAGAATATAATGCAGTGCACCTCTCTTTTATcagatttagtttttaatttcagGTGATGCTTGAGGGTAACTGTGGCCTGTAGATGATCATGAGGATGGactgtgtgtatatatctatTTCTGAGTCGAGCGAGGTGCGTGAAGGAAATCATCGTGTCtcaatctttactgtcactttctgaAACCAGATAAACACTGTACATATTGAACTAGACACTTCTGTGTATGAAACCGTAGGAAGATGTGTGATCAGGTCAAATCTACATGTTTTGCATGTTCTCTTTAATGTAACATGAATAAAAGCTCATTTTATTTAAGTCTGTGTAAATATATTTCTGCTTGTTTCTTGTCCTGTATTTAAGCATTGCAAAGGAGCAAGAACACAAAAGCATATTAACCCTTCATATACAGTGATCAACAGATTCCTGCACTTTTTCTTGCCTTGTTGAAATCACATGACTattaatgtttgaatattttcCCTGTAGTTCAGCTAGATCGTATAGTATAgtttttaataaactatttacCATTTCTGGATATAAATGAAAAGTATCCATTAAAACATTCTGTATATCTCAAGAGAAAAGGGTTAATATTTACtggtataataaaaacaattgtttaatcaagtgtttgttgttgttctgCGTGGATGTTCAGAATGCAGTTCTGCCGCTCGTTCTCTTCCGAACACTGATCACCGTCTACGTCTGGTTTAGTCAGACATTGATCTTTTTATCTTCTGGGAATTAAACAGGCATTTTATTAGTCTTCTGAAACATTGTGAAAACCTCTGACTTCTGAAATACACACATCATCTGGTTCAAAAGTTTACACACTCTAATTCTTAATGCAAAGTGTGTATATTACGGAtgtcaaatgaataaaaaaataataactgcatatataaaatatacgaGTTTTCTGTTCTATCATCATTCATTGCACACCACATATAttgactgtttgtttgtttgtataataGTGTCCTGTGTCGGAGCGGTGTATTCTACACATGAACGTGATGAGATGTGAATAACTGGACACTCATTATGATGATTACAGAGAACAACGGAGGAATCGGAGACCGAAATAATCCTCAGAACTACAGACGAACTGCATGTGCTTTAGAAAAACTTCACAATGCATTCTGATTTAATAAATCTCTGTACAGAAATGACAGCAAAAAAACAGGAACCATGGGAGGAAGAGTGCAGGTGTTTGTCATCAGAGTTAAGCGAGAGCACCTTTGGCCCTCCAGTCCTGCGTCAGCACCTGCATCagctcttcctcatcctcctcctcctcctcatcattatcctcctcttcctccgccTTGGCTCTCTGGCGTCTCTCTCGCGCCGCCGCACTCTTCACTTCCTGTCTGGAGCGCAGCAGCTCCACGCGCCGGAAGCACTCGATCTGCTCGTCGATCTCGTCGATCTGCCGCTCCAGACGTCCCTCCTCATCATCCTCGGCCACGATGGCGTCAGACGCACTGTTCACCTGCCGCATCTCCTTCTGGAACTCCTCCCACTCCTTGTCCATCTGGTCCCGCGGCGTGTCCACGTTACGCACTTTAGCATCACGCACCGGGTCGTCGAAGAAGCCCTCGGGCAGGGCCTCGGCCGCGGGCTCCTTCCTCTCCACCGCGCTCTCCTCGCCGTCGTCTGGTTTAGACACTGAGCCGGAGTGAGACACGGCCGGCGGGCCCGAGCCCACGCTGCTGTCGAAGAAGTCCACCGGGAGAGCAGCGGCCGGGacctcttcttcttcatcatcatcaccaccgtAGAGTCCAGCGAGGAGCCCCAGACCCACAGACTGACCTGAAGATGAGACCGGTCCTCCTGCGGCACCtgttcacatcacacacacacttcactcaGACAGATAGACTCACACTAGTGTGGTTCAGAAGAcccctgacctctgaccccatcTCAACACTGTCCGTTATCAACACTGAGAGACGCTCCACATGATCACTGTGAGTTAAACGCTGACCATGTTTAGTCATGTGATGCATATTATACTCATAttacattctatatatatatatatctcagtgtGTGTCTGCGGTTGACTTTAATAAAGCTGCACATATTGGGATGTTTACTGAAGAACAGCATGAGAACTTCATCAGGCTGGTTTCTCTGAATCATCTCAGAGTTTATAATGTTAATGATGTTTATGATGATTAATGCAGTGATTCAAGATTGTTCAGGCCTGAATGTGTGGACGATTCAAAATAATCTAACATTACTTGATACCAAGATCTATTCAAATGGAAAAcgtcaggggc
This genomic window contains:
- the znf830 gene encoding zinc finger protein 830, translated to MASVQKGKKVVNQEDLRRFMKEKKLSSERQKRVESPHAKYNSVGQLSCALCNAPVRSALLWQTHILGKQHKDKVNQLKNRDSAGTPAASSSSSSSSALKRPAPDPASTSGKRAKLPLTGGAGAAGGPVSSSGQSVGLGLLAGLYGGDDDEEEEVPAAALPVDFFDSSVGSGPPAVSHSGSVSKPDDGEESAVERKEPAAEALPEGFFDDPVRDAKVRNVDTPRDQMDKEWEEFQKEMRQVNSASDAIVAEDDEEGRLERQIDEIDEQIECFRRVELLRSRQEVKSAAARERRQRAKAEEEEDNDEEEEEDEEELMQVLTQDWRAKGALA